Genomic window (Vigna radiata var. radiata cultivar VC1973A chromosome 1, Vradiata_ver6, whole genome shotgun sequence):
TTCCTGGACCTTGATTCGGATTATTGGGTTCGTTCTCTCACCCGGTGAGTAAAACTTTGCTTTCCTTTTTCCAAATCAAATTGATGATCATGCGATTGATACCTTGCATGTGAATAATCTGAGTTTTTCCTCAAGATTCTAGCTTCTATTTCGCTTAAGAAAACTGATTCTATCTCCAAATTTGGAGATTTTAGGTGTCGTGAATTTCCCTAAGGTACGTTGAGCTTGTTTCTAGAAATCTGCAGTTGTTCTGTTAAAAacccaggtaagggaagctagatttAATTTCTGCTTGTGGATGTTGATCTGTTATGTTGAGTTTGTTTTATGAGTTCTTGAGATAATGCATGTGAAAACTTGTAGTAGATTAGGTACTGTTTTAGGTAAATTGAGAAATGCTTGTTCTGGAATGTATGTTTCATGACGGTGAATTATGAAATTGGGTATGGGATGGATTAGGAAATCTGTATGTCTAATTTTATGAGATGAATTTGATTGTTGAGAGGTTGTAATTTCAGTGATGCAGGTAGCTAGTTAAATGACAGATGTTAACTATAGTAGTCAAGATAATATTAGGGAAGTGGATGGGTGATTTCGTAAGTTAGGGGTTAGGGGTAGATTTAGACCATTAGCATAACTTAGTTAAGTCATTTCTGACTTGTTAGGAGCTTTAAACTGACCTATAACAGTTTCTAGATAGTAAGATCCAAATTCAGTCCCTAAATGAATGAAATAGTAGAATTGATCCTAATTCTCTGCATAAATGTTAANGATTAGTGTTAAGATTAAATATAGACCCTTAGGCAAGTTAGATTCAACCTATATTTCGAATTAGGAGTGTCCAAAGttcaccaaaaggcctaaaatGAAATTTAGGGGTGTGAGTTCTTCCAAAATTGCAAATTCTGCAGAAAAATCTGCAGAgttcacgcctgggcgcccctggagggcgctgggcgccctttgattcgGCGTTTTGCCAAAAAaatggcgcctgggcgcccctaaagggcgctgggcgcccttttctgctattgcttttctttttgaCAGTTCGGGGGgttccggacgtccgttttggacgttctctaggtcgttctgggggtttttgacccttccggagccaaCGGTGTGGGTTTCCAAGCTATTTGAATTACCTAAGTATTGGTAATTTAAGATTACaaagatatttgtattaataaNTGATGTTTTTNTGAAAANATGTANTTCttgtttcctcttcttccttgtgTGATGATTCATGTATTTGTTATGGTTCCTCTCGTATGacttctattaatattattggatTGATCTATGCTTGATAATNTAACAAAACCAAATTAATCTCCTAACTTCAGGTATAACATTAAGAATTAAAGTAAGTGAAGTTGGTATGGTATGATGTGTGAATCAAAGGGTTAAACATCAATCTCTAGGTGAGATACAAGTAAGTttctggaatgaatataggtagctcagtcttgggggttgcccttaaagctctaatgactattcaatctcacttagagaagattagttcatgtggtgaagagtagtagggggtcctagtcttggttgtctccattttatatgggccaaggtgagtgataacggaccaaccttgtgtgtggtagggtgaaacccattggcaatggctttgcaaagcagtagaggccaccacaagtgcatgacccgccatagctcgatattcattccaggtccggacgagtctaaaACTAATCCCACTAAATCAAACTAAAATCCACAACTTAATATCATTGTCCTTCCATGATTAGCTTGCTTGTatatttacttctttttaattGCTTGTATGCCTATTTTACTATGTTTAATTGTAAttgatttgttttcatttgaattctagcttacccttgtaTGTGTGTTGTCTGTTTTGTTTGTGGTTGTTCCttctgcaatgatcatccaattatggatgtgagcagaggtaggAGAGGCACCTTTGGAGCAGATCTTAGAGGACCCTGATGTTCCAGTCACTGCTGATGTTGTAGAGTAGTGTAGCTCAGTTATTTTGTTGTACATAACTTAGTTTCctttactcttttcttcttttgaaagactctatgcCATATGTAGAGCTTtactatcttattttattttggatgactgtatatcATATACACTTCATCTGCTATCACTCTTAACTGCTTTACTTTATTACGCATGTTGCATTCCACTTGATATGaaattatacacatatttttgggatgttacactaagtgtttatttttcatgatgataaaaaacaataaaattattataattatattataggtaatttttattttttgtaaataattttttatgagtagttattttagtttaaaatagttaaatttaaaaaagaaaaaggtcaagtaaaaaaataaattaaaaaaaatagtttaagaataaaattagaaaaaaattattttaattttaaaaaaatatttaaaaacggctattttcatatttaattcattGAAAGTTATATGCAATTAAATGCTCTTTAAAACGgctattttcttttgaaaacggttgcaaaacattttgaaagagagtttcaaatcaATTCAACTCCATTTTAGTTAAATAcgtttaattttgatattctaTTTGAAATCCAGattgaatttttgtaattattccAGATAGATCCTTAACAATCAGTTTAATCTGTGGagattttagattaaaaaataaataaataaaataaaataaaaaaactagaaGAACAAGACAAATCTATATTTGCTTAGAAAAACATACGAACCTTTAAAGGAAAATGACAAATTCAAATCAGAGGAATGgaaaatacaatcaaacaaacaaaacagtATATAATAACAAGAGGTTATACTTTTATGCTACATTACAAAAAAAAGGAACCTTCTTCATAAATTTGATGCAGTCTAAGCATTCTATGTAGGCGTCTGACATAACTTGGTCAAATACTaagatataaagaaaattattcattGTAAACCATTAGACTGTTATTTGCTGCAGGCATTCTGAAATCAATGGTACAATTGGATCTCAAACATGACCATAGTTTAATCTTGAACATGCATAGAGAAAACAAAACACctcagaaaaattaaaatttactctGATAATTTCTATGGATTAACTGTACTTTAAATACAACAAGAAAATGCATagtatttttcatgttttcatctttttcatatgTAAATTGTAAAACTGGTCCATAATCCTTTTGGAAAAATTCACCAAAACAAGTCCATGATCCTTTTATTCTTAGGTGGTTTGATCCTTAAATTTTAATGCACAACAGCCAATAATACATCTGTTTTCATTTAAAATGATACCAGTTgtcaaatttacaaaaatggTGTTCATGGTAtgcttaattaaatattcattagtGTAACAGTTCTTTTTCTAGGGAGCCTGCAATATTCTAGTAGAAGGAGACACTGTACAAAAGCTTCCTCCTATACTTATTCTCAAAACCAGCAATAATTTCGTCAATTGATTCCTCCCATGATTCTGCTTTTTCAATCTGTGCACAAAATACATACACAGTAAGcaacaaaacattgaaaagaaacagaaaaagaaaaagtcatctctatttcaaaacataaattcataTAGAGCACTTCAATTTTGCCATCAACAGAAAATGTTGATGGGCTGCATGAGATACAAACCTCCTGACATAGATCCAAAGTATGCTTAGCTCCCACAGCTGCTTCGTCGTGGTTATCTTTTACCTCTAAGTTGATTACCAGCACAGCTTTCAATAAAACTTGATCTCTGTTATGGAGATCTGCACATTGTTTAAGTTAGATAGCCATCAAACATAGGCATTAGAGTCATTAGACACAATATGGTCTTCAATTCAGACACATATCTATGCTAGAGTTTCCACATGTACACACCAACTGGACAGATACCAATACACAATATGCATGGAGGGACTGAAAATAATAGCTTCAGTCAAAACTATGAAATGtagttaaaaactaaaaatgtaagAAACATCAAGTAATCCAGTATATAATCTGGCCAGTCATTTTTATGAGAGGTAAAACATacttaaaaagttaataataactaaaaagtAACCAGAATGACTAAAAACAACTTAAGATAAACCAACAACCATAAAAGATAATCTAAAAGACACACAGAAAATTAATGCACTTCACTGCATTTGCAACCTCCTTGAAAAAACCGGGGTTACAAACACCTGTTTTTTTTCGATCTCTTGATTAGTTCAAATCCAATGTCAAATCACGGCTAAGAAATATCTCTTGGGAACTTCCTTTTCAAACCACTAGCAGACATCCCAGCTTAAAACCCAAGCATCTTATTCAATGAGGCCTATCAACCAAGACTATGTGAAGCAGAAGACTCTTTGTATTGCtagcaaaataaaaattttatctaaaaGTGACTCAAATTCAAATGTCCTACAACACCATTTTATATTCACTAACAACAGACCAATCAACAGTCAGAAAGCTGAATAAACAAATCAAGATGAATATTAACCTTCAATAACCATATCAAACACTTTTTCTTCAAATGTCAATACCACGTCAAAAACGCCATCAACAGCATTTTCTTGCCACCGTTGAGGTGCCAACTTGACTGTTGCATTTCTTTTAAGCATTGCCAAGATTCCATTTCGTCTATAGCTGTACTCTAGTCAAGGTTCCGTCAATCCACCCACCACacagaataaaaaacaagaatGCAAGTGCAAATTAAACTCATTACCCAACATGCATGTAAGTCTAAAAACAGATAGGCATAtagataacaaaaattaatgcGATCATGAACTCGGTATCTGACTCTTATCTTGTGTATACAGTGACAACAATGAAACTTATACCTCTGACCTCATGCAAACTATCCAGACAACCACCATTTGACCGACCTTAGTGGGTTATCTCAATATCTTACTCCATTAGCTCAAACAACACACAATCAAATAATAACTTAACAATACTACCCCCTTTACTCATTCAATCCCTACACAAAATTCCCACCACTTGGTATCACGGTGAATAAAAGTTGTTCACTCCATCAAAACTATCCCCCACCTAGTTTAACAAATACAAAAcaactaattaaaaacaaatattaaaaggaactggttttcttttgtttcgCTACTATTTCCCCAAATAAACACAAGTTTAATTTCAATGTCTTGTCAGCATAAAAATAAACTTCATATTGCCaagcaataaaaaaatcatacaagtaGAACTTCACCggtaataattataaaagtcaaTATACCCATCATAAGTTCAATATAAGAAAAACCCTCTACAGCCATTTGAATCAAACTCACAAAAAAGAGCAGAAATCCAAGTTCACggacaaaaattgaaaagaagaaaacttgtGAGAGTAAAATGTTGAAGCTGAAAAGATGGAATCTTTTTTTAGTTGAAGCAACCCCACAAGTTGGGGATTTGATTTTGGGGTAAAGAGAGGGAAAGTGCAGAAAGAAAAACGAATAAAAACAGAGAAGAGGATACAGTTCAGAGTCTTTTCTACGTAGGTCATCGTACATATGCTTGTAGGGGGTTCCGAATTCGTAGACATTGGGCTCCCTGAGCGAGGGACCCGGGAGCTTCACGTGGGCACCAGTGCCGTAAGAAGAGACTTCGAAGCCCTGCTTCTTGAGCAGGGAATGAGCCTCCATGCTCCTGTTCTGGTTCGAAGAACACACCATCGCGTAACGAAACTTCATCTCTTATGTTCTCTTCTCTTTCGAGGTTTGGTTCCTTTCTTTGTTTCTCGCTGTTGATGCTCTGTTGGAACTGAGACGCtaaattgaagagaagaagagaacaAGGAACAGAACAGACCCTCTGCAATGGAGTTAGGGCACATAGGCTGGGCAAAATTATTATCCTTTCCGATCTTCGTTCAATGgcttgtgtgatttttttaaaattaaaaaacgcatttattttgaatcaataatataatatgtttttttcgttaagttttaaatttcttatatatttgaaaaattttaattagtttttattaaatttatatgggttaaatatgttttttgtctctatactttggggcgattttggttttactccctcaactttagaaaactctgattttagtcctttttatcaaatttttttagctttatttgttgtttaaagcaagaatgtgtcaaacagtgtaaacaatccaaatgttataatgaaacgtgtttgacacagcaaataaagttaaaaaaatttggtaaaaaagattaaaaccagaattttctaaagttgaaagactaaattgtaccttaatttgaaagagggactaaaaccaaaattgtcccaaaacatagggactaaaaagatatttaatccAATTTCTATGGTATACTCactcataaaaaatttagaagttttccatttttgttggtagattttcttttatatttttcgtcaccttatttatttttttatacgtCTAGTAATtctgtatttataattttataattatataactatataattatataattttttaattatgtaatttagtAATTCTATAACTATATAATTTGTATAGAAAAAATTACAagtatgttttttctttttaagtataaaatagtACTTTCATCTAACTTCTTCTCaccataaattataaaaacatgctttcagtgtttttttaaaaattgggttaaatatgtttttagtttgaaaaaatgattaaaatcaaaatgatCTCAAAGTataaggattaaaaacatatttaactctttaaaATTTGATTCCTACTTGTGCATTCTGCAACCTACATAAGGGTGAGATAGAGCCATGAAATATGCAAATTTACTTAGCCTATCTACCACCAGGAATATAACTCTCCTCCCAAATGACTATACTCTTTGTAGACTTATTGTCGCATTTAGACacatatcaaattataatttttcctAACACTCAGGTTCAATTTCTTCATGGGTTTTCTAAGCCGCAAAATGTAGAATGTGACAGTTTTAGAGGTTTTAAATGTTAAGATGTACACTCTCaatcccaaaaaatattttaacactacCAAATCCTTCTTAAGAAAACAAgcatcttttaaaaaaaattcatggctaaaatgtcattttctgaAATAAGTCATTCATATATGTTAACATGTAGAGATATATATTCTTCCCTTgtacaatataaataatgagTGATTTCATAACATTTCAATTTTGTAGTTAACCTAGTAATAAATCATCAATGAAGAGTTTGTTTTAAGCCATAAAACTTGGAGAAATTTTGTACACATTTTCAACCAAATCATCACAAAGAACACATTTATTCAATGAATTTCTCACTTTATAATTAATGTCAATACCATTAAGGTACATACAATCACCATTTTTTCTACTCGAgcaaatgtatattttattaccTTTTCTTTGATAATGTTTGAATATAAGAAGTTTATCTTTCAgatgatgttttattttgtatattcatttatttccaAAAGCTTTCTTTTGCAACTGTAAAACTCATGTCTCATTCTCTTCCAAAACTAGTATCTTGTTGGCCATTAGGCACACCAATTAGAATTCTTTACAactttcataaaatttttaggtttttttttgttgttgtccgAGTTGTAATAAAATTGTGATGTTTAATAGAGAATTGTTCATTATTTACAAAGTGAGTAATATTAAAAGGAATATTTTAGATATGTTATTGAAGAGATGAGTTTTCCAATGACTTTATTACTTTTCTAATAACACGAGAGACGAAATCTTTATACATTGTTAATATTTCTAAACTCCTCCCATTTTTGTCTCcatattttcttcttgtgcCATCATAACATCATTCTCATAAATTCTCTGTGAAGATATTACCTCACTAGCTATACCATTTaatcttttactttcattttcatcACAATCTCCACACAACTCTTCTAAGATCGCAAATTTCCTATCAATATCATTATGAACGTActaaatattagaaatattgtgaaaagtataaaaagaatTGTTTAACAATCCAGTTTGTGGAAATTCATCTTTGTAAAATTCCACAATGTTTAGAGACAAAATATTTGTAGGATTCCAAATCATACAATTTTCATCCCTTCTGCCAATAGGGCTACCCACAAATGTACACTTTCAACTTCTATACTACTcatattttctctcttattttcatTACAATCTCCGCACAACACCCTTAAAGATTACAAGTCTCCCATTTAATACCATTATTAGAATTAGTgtgaacaatataaaaaatattatttggtgatccaacaaaagaaaattcatgTTCATAAAATTTAACATCTCTAGAGATAAGTACCCACAAATATACACTTTTGACTTTTATTGGCAAATTTATCTCCATCACGACATTATTGATGTGCATAACACAAGCAAGAAAAAACTTTCATGTTATCAAATATAGGTGGTTTACCAAATAATTTCTCATAAGAtgtcaaataattaaacaaattaggcaatatgtaattaattaaatgacATGCTACAGACACATTCACCACAAAACTACATTAATAAATGATCTTGAAATCCACATTCATAATATCTTGATGTtttctttccactttttcattttgttgtggagtatcCATACAAGATgtctcaaacaaattttcattctttaaagaaaaataatacaaatattttcagGGTCATTATCACTTtctactttctttatttttatatcaaattatttatcaacAAAGAGAATAAAGTtcataaaacataaacataactttagttttattacataataaataaactcaaattgcaaaagaataatcattaacaattattaaataatattgtgttCCATAAGATGAAGGAGTGTGATAAGGTTCTCATAATTCACAACCAACTAAAACTTTTACTATGctcacttaataaaaaaaatgcttatgTTGTTTAACACaacatatataacaaaatttccTATTATTGCTTATACTAGATTGACTCCCATTAGAGATAAACTTTAACATCTTTTTTGACGTTTATGTTATAGGCTAattgaaaaatctttattagaCATTAATGAACGTATGATATCTCGAAAAATATAAAGTCCATTGTTCAATTCACATGTTATAGTCAAAGTTCTCGTCTTTTAATCCTGTACTACATAAAATGCATGTGTAAAATATACACTTTGAGACATCAAGTAATTGtgattattgataaaattcttatgtcaataatataaaagatgtcattcttatcataaaaatgataattgattttgaaaacattcaaaatgtgaaaaaaatatattatataatctgatgttaaatatttttatggacTCAAATAGAATATgagattgtaattttttataaataaactaaaaatatatctttcaattaataataaataaataatcataaaaataataataatatatctcaatataaaaaaacaacatcGTCTTAAAAAACGACAAACACCAGTTAATAAATTTGCACGACGTAATTAATTGGTAagactttttaaaagaaatgtgAAATAGAAGTAAGCAATACAGagaataaatcataattaaagaaagcatgcaaaatgaaataaaagatttaaaaagttaaattggaaagaaaatgaaaaactaagaGAAATGCCAAGAATATAAATGGATAAGactgaaaaaaattgaaaagagatatgtaaaaagaaattaatgataAGATAATagatatttctatttatttgacaagataaaatagttataaaataataaatatttgtactttaaaaaaatattttgtatgtttttaaatatcatttctaaaaaatattaaaaaaatgatttttgataAATGACTAACCAATAACAATTATTaagtttcataatttttaaattccATATAACATGTAACTTGTAAATTGATATcttgtttgtaattatatttattaagtttcatattttttaaattccatATAACATGTAACTTGtaaattgatattttgtttgtacttatatttaaaaatagaatggTAGGTTATTACACTATTACCGGTCATCAAAACATTAGgctaaaattatattaattatcataaatcttatgtttaattgattttttttatataaaactctTCAGATGATCAATTTTAGTTCATTGATCACTTTAAACCAATTTAAGGAATTTTTgtgtctattttttaattaaaaatcacaGAATAAATTATggacatatttttaattttcaatataataaaaaatgggaTTATTCATTATCTCTTTGTTTGTATTGGATTCCATTTACATCCCTGCGTCTTTGTCAGAGGTAGGCATGGTCATGatgcttcatcttcttcatttctatttatatatattgtataattttcatattttatttgtcatatttatattcatttattcatcgttttttcttttttcattcaatgTCTTTCATCGCTTTCGCAGAGCTGTCAATGGAAGCGGCTGCGACGGCAACTGTCCTTACACCACCGTCCGCTCCACCTAGGCCGTCGGTTTTCCTCCGAGGACCTTCCGCACTCGCCTTCCCTTCCAATCTTGCCTTCTCCACTAAGGTATTCAAtcgattatttaatttttatttaaatttatggagAATTATTTGTGGTAGCTAGAGATGTATGTTGTGGTTGATTAGAGTAGTGATTTTCATAAACTgcatttcaatttatttgtttCTCTGAGCTTAGCTTGTTTAGTTGTTTTTCATAATGGTGTTGACTTGAATGCAATGTGTTGTATTGTGGCTTCTGCTTGCATtagggaaagagaaaatatgagTAGTGTGCTTTTCTTATAAGAATGTGCTGTTTAGGTTTTGTTTGGACAAACATATCCTGTGGCGGAAAAGCGAAAAGATAAATCGAAATAAATTTGTCTTATGAGCCAAAATCAACTTACGTGcttcatcttttattataaaattaaacttttctcATGAGCTAAAATCAATTTATGTAGTTCaacttttatattctaaaaattcttCTAAAGCTAATTTTATCCTGgcataactttattttaatttacaagagaagtttaattattttttccttcttaaTTTCTTCTCCATCAAGTACTAATCGAGAAAGTTTATTCTGATAGTTTCTTAATGATTGGttgtttttaacatgttttattgATGGTGGATATATGATTCGGTTTTAAAAGGGGTTAGACACGCTTGTGTCTAATTTGGATCTTGCACAAATTATATTTGGAGTTTTTCtcttgtttgattttgaatatGTGATGTCTCTTCTCTAGCCTTGTCATTTGTCAAGTGTTTTTGGCTTGCGTGAGTTATACTGTTCAATGTGTTTTTGTCAAACatttattgttattactatttattttatttttgttgcataAAAGAGGTTTTGGGGATTAGTTATTTGCGTTCTGAGTGTCCTTGGTGGTTGGCAGTTGAGCACTTCTGTATCTGTCTCCATCTCCAAGCAATGTCATGGGAGACTCGGAGTTGGAAGTAAAAGGGGTTTTGTAGTTAGAGCTGCATCATCGTTTCCAGAGTCATCTGAACCAAGTTCCAATGTTGCTCCACTTAAACTGGAGTCTCCAATTGGCCAGTTTCTCTCTCAGATTTTAATTAGTCATCCACATCTTGTGCCTGCTGCCGTAGAGCGGCAACTTGAGCAATTCCAAACTGATCTTGATGGTGATAATCAAAAGAGAGAGCCTTCTGCTTCAGGCACCGAATTAGTTCTGTACAGGTTTGCTTTATACTTTATATCTGATACTCTTCTAAGTGTACTTTATGAACATATATTTATGATCAATCTGGAAGATAGTTTCTTattatttagtaaaatttaaacaataagcAGCCCATAATCCATCTATATACATAAATTTAGAATTCCCCACTCGTGCATTGTTTTGGCCCCCCTAACCGATCGATGCTACATTTTACTTTATggataaacaaatattttcaagtaAACTTACTTGTTTAGCTCTGTCCAAAAAAGTAAGTAACTCACCGTTTGGAATTCAACGTAAGAACCTTTTCTAGCTGTTCTTCTCCTTTGGAGCACCggtgcattttattttttcatttttatactaatatctgataataataacaaaaaagttattttgCTGATGAGATCGGCTACGTAAATTACACAATGTCATTCGGTTTGGCTAAAAGCCAATTTCTGAAGGATATTGTTCACTATAAAATtccttttaataatttctttcaatgCCCTTGGTTTTCCTTCTACCTCTCGATGAGGCTTAAATTCCCATGTGATGTACTATTCTCATCTCCTATAACTTTCTTTTCGCATGTCCAAAGTACTGAAAATAATTACTCTTGCTTAAAAGTTTTACTTTATTAGATTAGCAggttcatttttctcttttaagattattttgGTGGAGGGGCAGGGAATGTTTTAAAGAAGCACTAGTCGTTGGTGcaacaaatatttttgaaagtaaGGCATGTGTTTGCATAGAAGTGGCGTTCTTTTCTATCTTGTGTGAAGTTTGAGTTTCATGTATATATCATATCTAAACTAAATAATTTGAAGTAACTGTTTGGTGGAGAAATATTGTCTGTCTACTCTCATAATAAGCATAATGGTTTGATAGAATTGAATTTACTTGTGGAGCTGCTGTGCATGgatttatttttggatttgaTTGTGTTTACTTTGAAtccaacataaaattttatattagcaCAACAAAATCAGTATTTTGGaattatatttctttgtttAGTTGCTGTTTtctatttgaaattgttttagtAATTATAAAGGACCGAGGTGTGTTTTTATCTCAATAAAAGAGAGGAGGTATTGACCACTGTATTGGCTTGCAAAATTTTCCAGGAGAATTGCTGAGGTTAAGgctaaagaaaggaaaaaggcTTTAGAAGAGATATTGTATGCATTGGTGGTGCAAAAGTTTATGGATGCCAACGTTTCTCTCATACCCTCCTTAACCCCAAACCAATCTGGTCGGGTTGATTCATGGCCAAGTGAAGATGGAAAACTGGAGGAGCTTCATTCACCTGAAGCCTACGAAATGATCCAAAACCACTTGGCTCTCATTTTGGGCAACCGTTTAGGGGATTCAACATCTGTCGCTCAGATCAGCAAAATCAGAGTAGGACAGGTCTATGCAGCTTCAATAATGTATGGATACTTTCTTAAGCGGGTTGTCCAAAGGTTCCAGCTGGAGAAGACAGTGAAGATTCTTCCTAATATGGCAGAGGAGAATAGCATTCAACAAACTGTTATAGACGATTCAAGAATTAGCAGTGGAAAGGGCCCTTCTCATGTCATGTCTCATCCTGAAATTTCTGCTTTGCCTGGTGGTGGAATCAGCTCAGGGGGATTTGGTAACGGTTCAAAAGTCTCCAGGTTACGTACCTATGTGATGTCCTTTGATAGTGAGACATTACAGAGATATGCAACAATAAGATCTAAAGAGTCTCTTAGCATCATTGAGAAGCACACTGAAGCATTGTTTGGAAGACCTGAAATTGTTGTTACACCAGAGGGGGTGATCGATTCTTCGAAGGATGA
Coding sequences:
- the LOC106765188 gene encoding RNA polymerase II subunit A C-terminal domain phosphatase SSU72; the encoded protein is MKFRYAMVCSSNQNRSMEAHSLLKKQGFEVSSYGTGAHVKLPGPSLREPNVYEFGTPYKHMYDDLRRKDSELYRRNGILAMLKRNATVKLAPQRWQENAVDGVFDVVLTFEEKVFDMVIEDLHNRDQVLLKAVLVINLEVKDNHDEAAVGAKHTLDLCQEIEKAESWEESIDEIIAGFENKYRRKLLYSVSFY
- the LOC106758323 gene encoding UV-B-induced protein At3g17800, chloroplastic isoform X1 translates to MSFIAFAELSMEAAATATVLTPPSAPPRPSVFLRGPSALAFPSNLAFSTKLSTSVSVSISKQCHGRLGVGSKRGFVVRAASSFPESSEPSSNVAPLKLESPIGQFLSQILISHPHLVPAAVERQLEQFQTDLDGDNQKREPSASGTELVLYRRIAEVKAKERKKALEEILYALVVQKFMDANVSLIPSLTPNQSGRVDSWPSEDGKLEELHSPEAYEMIQNHLALILGNRLGDSTSVAQISKIRVGQVYAASIMYGYFLKRVVQRFQLEKTVKILPNMAEENSIQQTVIDDSRISSGKGPSHVMSHPEISALPGGGISSGGFGNGSKVSRLRTYVMSFDSETLQRYATIRSKESLSIIEKHTEALFGRPEIVVTPEGVIDSSKDENIKISFGSLKRLVLEAVTFGSFLWDVESYVDARYHFVLN
- the LOC106758323 gene encoding UV-B-induced protein At3g17800, chloroplastic isoform X2; translated protein: MEAAATATVLTPPSAPPRPSVFLRGPSALAFPSNLAFSTKLSTSVSVSISKQCHGRLGVGSKRGFVVRAASSFPESSEPSSNVAPLKLESPIGQFLSQILISHPHLVPAAVERQLEQFQTDLDGDNQKREPSASGTELVLYRRIAEVKAKERKKALEEILYALVVQKFMDANVSLIPSLTPNQSGRVDSWPSEDGKLEELHSPEAYEMIQNHLALILGNRLGDSTSVAQISKIRVGQVYAASIMYGYFLKRVVQRFQLEKTVKILPNMAEENSIQQTVIDDSRISSGKGPSHVMSHPEISALPGGGISSGGFGNGSKVSRLRTYVMSFDSETLQRYATIRSKESLSIIEKHTEALFGRPEIVVTPEGVIDSSKDENIKISFGSLKRLVLEAVTFGSFLWDVESYVDARYHFVLN